AATCAACCGGTAAGCCTTGTGGGGGAACGCATCGATGTGGCGATCCGCATAACGGATAATCCCGAGCCAGGAACCATCGCCCGTCGGTTGGGCGACTGTAAATCGGTACTTTGCGCGTCCGCAGATTATCTGCATCAACATGGCACGCCTGAGACAGTCGACGATCTCACTCGGCACAATTGCCTGTACTACAGCGGTTTTGCCGGACAATCCTGGCACTTTTTGGATGCCCAGGGGCAGTCTGTCTCCGTTGCAATCAAAGGGAATTTGAGTGCAGGGATCTCTTCGCTGCTCTGCGAGTCGGCGGTGGCAGGAATGGGAATCGCGTTGGTGCCAGAACTGGAAGCGCAGGAAGGGCTGGCGCAGGGAGCGTTAATTCGATTACTGCCAGAACTTCAACCTAAATGCTTACCAATTTATGGCTTATACCTTTCTCGGGAGCATCAGCCTGCGGGGCTACGTTTGCTGCTGGATGCGCTTAGTGGGGCGGCGCAATGCTAAAAAGGTAGCTAAACGTGCTCACAAAATAGTCAAACCGCAAGTTGTGTTAAAAAAAACTTAACGGTGTATGAGATTATTCTTATCGCCCCTTCAAGAGCTAAGCCATCGTGAGTGCCGGAGATAAGCGCCGGATGGGGCCGGAACCCTTAAGCCTGCCAGCAAGCAGACTTAAGGGTTTTTTGTCATTAGCATATTATTTGAATAGTTGTTTTCCCTGTTTTTATCCCTACCTATCCCTTAAATAGACATTATCTATACATCTTTTAATCTTTGACCTGCCTGAACGATTAGATTTCTATAATCCATTATTAATCAATGCATTGAACAAATAATTCCATTCCTGTAAACCCTCGCTGCAGGGTCTATGCTTAGTAAAAGTAGTCAAAAAGGGCGGTTAACCCGAATGCCCCTGCTGTTGAGGGGTTGAAGTGATAATCATTATCACTAACATGTTGTTATAGCTTAAAAGCTAGTGACTCGAGGTAACCCTATGGAATTGCATTCAGGAACATTTAACCCGGACGATTTTGCCTGGCGTGGACTGACGTTAACACCTGCGGCTGCGGCGCATATCCGTGAACTGGTGGCAAAGCAACCCGACATGTTGGGCGTGCGCCTGGGCGTGAAGCAAACGGGATGCGCGGGATTCGGCTACGTGCTGGATACCGTGCGCGAGGCCCAAAAAGACGATCTCCTGTTTGAAACGGATGGCGCCAGACTGTATGTGCCTTTACAGGCGATGCCGTTCATCGACGGCACAGAAGTCGATTTCGTTCGCGAAGGATTAAATCAGTTATTTAAATTTCATAACCCGAAAGCCCAGAACGAATGCGGCTGTGGCGAAAGTTTTGGGGTATAGGCGGTACTATGTCTCGTAATACTGAAGCAACTGACGATGTCAACACCTGGGCTGGCGGGCACCTTAATTACAAAGAGGGCTTCTTCACCCAACTGCAAACCGATGAGCTGGCGAAAGGGATCAACGAAGAGGTCGTGCGCGCGATTTCGGCAAAACGTAATGAACCCGACTGGATGCTGGAATTCCGCCTGAATGCCTTTCGGGCATGGCTGACGATGGAAGAGCCGCACTGGCTAAAAGCGCACTACGACAAGCTGAATTATCAGGAGTACAGCTATTATTCCGCACCGTCCTGCGGTAACTGCGATGAAACCTGCGCGTCTGAGCCGGGAGCGGTGCAGCAAACGGGGGCGAATGCGTTTTTAAGCAAAGAGGTTGAGGATGCCTTTGAACAGCTTGGCGTACCGGTCCGTGAAGGCAAAGAGGTGGCGGTTGATGCTATTTTTGACTCGGTATCGGTGGCGACCACCTATCGCGACAAACTGGCGGAACAGGGCATTATTTTCTGTTCGTTCGGTGAGGCGATTCACGATCATCCTGAGCTGGTAAAACAATATCTGGGCACCGTGGTTCCAGGTAATGACAACTTCTTTGCCGCGCTGAATGCAGCGGTGGCATCTGACGGCACGTTTATTTATGTACCGAAAGGCGTGCGTTGCCCCATGGAACTGTCGACCTATTTCCGTATCAATGCGGAAAAAACCGGGCAGTTTGAACGCACCATTCTGGTCGCGGATGAGGGCAGCTACGTCAGCTATATCGAGGGCTGTTCGGCTCCGGTGCGCGACAGCTACCAGCTGCATGCCGCGGTGGTAGAAGTCATCATCCACAAAGATGCCGAAGTGAAATACTCGACGGTGCAAAACTGGTTCCCCGGGGATGGTAACACCGGCGGCATTTTGAACTTCGTCACCAAGCGCGCTCTGTGCGAAGGTGAAAACAGCAAAATGTCGTGGACGCAGTCGGAAACCGGCTCGGCCATTACCTGGAAATACCCAAGCTGCATTTTGCGTGGCGACAACTCTATCGGCGAATTCTACTCCGTGGCCCTGACAAGTGGTCATCAGCAGGCCGATACAGGCACCAAGATGATCCACATCGGTAAAAACACCAAATCGACCATTATCTCGAAAGGGATCTCCGCCGGACACAGCCAGAACAGCTATCGCGGTTTAGTGAAAATCATGCCGACCGCCACCAACGCCCGCAACTATACCCAATGTGACTCGATGCTGATCGGGGCGGATTGCGGAGCGCACACATTCCCATATGTGGAGTGTCGTAACAACAGCGCCCAGCTCGAGCACGAAGCCACGACGTCGCGCATTGGCGAAGATCAGCTGTTTTACTGCCTGCAGCGCGGTATCAGCGAAGAGGATGCCATTTCGATGATCGTGAATGGTTTCTGTAAAGACGTGTTCTCTGAACTGCCGCTGGAATTTGCTGTGGAAGCGCAAAAACTTCTCGCCATAAGTCTTGAACACAGCGTCGGTTAAAATTTAAGGAAAGCACATGTTAAGCATCAAAGATTTACAGGTCAGTGTGGAAGATAAGGCGATCCTGCGTGGGCTGAGTCTTGAAATTCGCCCCGGAGAAGTGCACGCCATTATGGGGCCAAATGGTTCCGGGAAAAGTACGCTTTCCGCCACCCTGGCCGGACGTGATGACTATGAAGTCACCGGCGGGACGGTAGAATTCAACGGTAAGGATTTACTGGAACTGTCACCGGAAGACCGGGCCGGCGAAGGGATCTTTATGGCATTCCAGTATCCGGTGGAAATCCCCGGCGTCAGTAATCAGTTTTTCCTGCAAACGGCACTGAATGCGGTGCGCACCTACCGTGGTGAAGAGTCGCTGGACAGGTTTGACTTCCAGGATCTGATGGAAGAAAAAATTGCGTTGCTGAAGATGCCGGAAGATTTGCTCACGCGTTCGGTCAACGTTGGTTTCTCCGGCGGTGAGAAAAAGCGTAATGACATATTGCAAATGGCGGTGCTGGAGCCTCAGTTGTGCATTCTGGATGAGTCGGACTCCGGGCTGGATATCGATGCGCTGAAAATCGTCGCAGACGGCGTGAACTCACTACGCGACGGGCAACGTTCATTCATTATCGTCACCCATTATCAACGCATCCTGGACTATATCAAACCCGATTATGTTCACGTTCTCTACCAGGGGCGAATAGTGAAGTCCGGTGATTTTACGCTGGTCAAACAACTTGAGGAGCAAGGTTATGGCTGGCTTAGCGAACAGCAGTAACGTGCTGCAACAGTGGCACCATCTGTTTGAAACGCAAGGTGAGACGCGCTCGCAACATGCCCAGCAGCATCTGCAGCAGATGCTGCGTCTGGGGCTGCCAACGCGTAAGCATGAGGACTGGAAATACACGCCGCTGGAGGGGTTAACCAATAGCCAGTTTGTCAGTCATGTCACTGAGATAACGTCAGCCCAGTGTGAAGCGTTAGCGCCGGCAATTGATGCCATACGACTGGTATTTGTCGACGGGCAATTCTCTCCAACGCTGAGCGACAGAGCGGAAGGTAGTGGTTTTGACATTACCATTGACGATGCGCGCCAGATGCTGCCAGCGGCTATCCAACCGGAAGTGTTTCTGCACCTGACCGAAAGCCTGTCGCGTAGCGTCACTCACATTCAGGTGAAGCGTAACCAGCGCCCAGCGAAACCGCTGCTGCTACTGCACATTACCCAGGGGCTGGCGGGCGATGAGGTGAACACGGCGCACTATCGCCACCATCTGGAGCTGGCGGAAGGCGCAGAAGCCACCGTTATTGAACACTATGTCAGCCTCAGCGAGCTTCGCCATTTCACTGGCGCACGTTTAACCATGAATGTCGCGGCGAATGCGCACTTGCGCCACATCAAACTGGCGTTTGAGAACCCACAGAGCCACCATTTCGCGCACAATGACATTCAATTGGGGGCGGATGCCACGGCCGCCAGCCACAGTTTTTTACTCGGTGATGCGGTGCTGCGTCATAACACCAGCACCCAGCTTAACGGCGAAAACACCACGCTTCGGCTCAACAGCCTGGCAATGCCGGTGAAAAATGAAGTCTGCGACACCCGCACCTGGCTTGAGCATAACAAAGGATATTGCAACAGCCGCCAGCTGCATAAAACGATCGTCAGCGATAAGGGGCGGGCGGTATTCAATGGCCTGATCAACGTCGCTCAGCACGCTATTAAAACTGATGGCCAGATGACCAACAATAATTTGCTGCTCGGTAAACTGGCGGAAGTGGATACCAAGCCGCAGCTTGAAATCTATGCCGACGACGTGAAATGCAGTCACGGGGCGACGGTAGGGCGGATCGACGACGAGCAGATGTTCTATTTGCGTTCGCGCGGGATCGGCCAGCAAGATGCCCAACAAATGATTCTCTATGCGTTTGCCGCTGAGCTAACGGAAGCCCTGGGCGAGGAAACGCTGAAACAACAGGTACTGGCACGGATCGCCCAACGCTTGCCGGGAGGCGTAGCATGACATTTCCCATTGAAAAAGTGCGGGCCGATTTTCCGGTTCTGACGCGTGAAGTGAATGGTTTACCGTTGGCGTATCTGGATAGCGCGGCCAGCGCGCAAAAGCCGAACCAGGTGATTGATGCCGAAGCCGAGTTCTACCGTCACGGCTATGCGGCGGTCCACCGCGGTATCCATACGCTGAGCGCTCAGGCTACGGAAAAAATGGAGAATGTGCGCAAGCTCGTTTCGCTGTTTATTAACGCCCGCTCCGCCGAAGAGCTGGTGTTTGTTCGCGGTACGACGGAGGGCATCAATCTGGTGGCGAACAGCTGGGGCAGCAGCAATGTGCGGGCGGGCGATAACATTATCATCAGCGAAATGGAGCACCATGCCAATATTGTGCCCTGGCAGATGCTGTGTGCCCGCGTAGGTGCAGAACTGCGCGTTATCCCGCTCAATGCCGATGGTACGTTGCAGCTGGAAACGCTGCCGACGCTGTTTGACGATCGCACGAAGCTGCTGGCGATTACCCACGTATC
This window of the Citrobacter freundii ATCC 8090 = MTCC 1658 = NBRC 12681 genome carries:
- the sufA gene encoding Fe-S cluster assembly scaffold SufA, producing MELHSGTFNPDDFAWRGLTLTPAAAAHIRELVAKQPDMLGVRLGVKQTGCAGFGYVLDTVREAQKDDLLFETDGARLYVPLQAMPFIDGTEVDFVREGLNQLFKFHNPKAQNECGCGESFGV
- a CDS encoding LysR family transcriptional regulator, whose product is MDRVMAATVFNHICDLGSLSAAARALGLSRPMVSRYLDEMEKWAGVRLIHRSSRRLTITPAGEEALLKTRSLAQLSLDIGAASGAQIPSGTLRVACAHFTAMHILAPVLPAFMEQYPQLRIEVEINNQPVSLVGERIDVAIRITDNPEPGTIARRLGDCKSVLCASADYLHQHGTPETVDDLTRHNCLYYSGFAGQSWHFLDAQGQSVSVAIKGNLSAGISSLLCESAVAGMGIALVPELEAQEGLAQGALIRLLPELQPKCLPIYGLYLSREHQPAGLRLLLDALSGAAQC
- the sufB gene encoding Fe-S cluster assembly protein SufB encodes the protein MSRNTEATDDVNTWAGGHLNYKEGFFTQLQTDELAKGINEEVVRAISAKRNEPDWMLEFRLNAFRAWLTMEEPHWLKAHYDKLNYQEYSYYSAPSCGNCDETCASEPGAVQQTGANAFLSKEVEDAFEQLGVPVREGKEVAVDAIFDSVSVATTYRDKLAEQGIIFCSFGEAIHDHPELVKQYLGTVVPGNDNFFAALNAAVASDGTFIYVPKGVRCPMELSTYFRINAEKTGQFERTILVADEGSYVSYIEGCSAPVRDSYQLHAAVVEVIIHKDAEVKYSTVQNWFPGDGNTGGILNFVTKRALCEGENSKMSWTQSETGSAITWKYPSCILRGDNSIGEFYSVALTSGHQQADTGTKMIHIGKNTKSTIISKGISAGHSQNSYRGLVKIMPTATNARNYTQCDSMLIGADCGAHTFPYVECRNNSAQLEHEATTSRIGEDQLFYCLQRGISEEDAISMIVNGFCKDVFSELPLEFAVEAQKLLAISLEHSVG
- the sufD gene encoding Fe-S cluster assembly protein SufD, whose product is MAGLANSSNVLQQWHHLFETQGETRSQHAQQHLQQMLRLGLPTRKHEDWKYTPLEGLTNSQFVSHVTEITSAQCEALAPAIDAIRLVFVDGQFSPTLSDRAEGSGFDITIDDARQMLPAAIQPEVFLHLTESLSRSVTHIQVKRNQRPAKPLLLLHITQGLAGDEVNTAHYRHHLELAEGAEATVIEHYVSLSELRHFTGARLTMNVAANAHLRHIKLAFENPQSHHFAHNDIQLGADATAASHSFLLGDAVLRHNTSTQLNGENTTLRLNSLAMPVKNEVCDTRTWLEHNKGYCNSRQLHKTIVSDKGRAVFNGLINVAQHAIKTDGQMTNNNLLLGKLAEVDTKPQLEIYADDVKCSHGATVGRIDDEQMFYLRSRGIGQQDAQQMILYAFAAELTEALGEETLKQQVLARIAQRLPGGVA
- the sufC gene encoding Fe-S cluster assembly ATPase SufC; translated protein: MLSIKDLQVSVEDKAILRGLSLEIRPGEVHAIMGPNGSGKSTLSATLAGRDDYEVTGGTVEFNGKDLLELSPEDRAGEGIFMAFQYPVEIPGVSNQFFLQTALNAVRTYRGEESLDRFDFQDLMEEKIALLKMPEDLLTRSVNVGFSGGEKKRNDILQMAVLEPQLCILDESDSGLDIDALKIVADGVNSLRDGQRSFIIVTHYQRILDYIKPDYVHVLYQGRIVKSGDFTLVKQLEEQGYGWLSEQQ